In the Leifsonia sp. 466MF genome, one interval contains:
- a CDS encoding YchJ family protein — MTTRCPCLSGETYDACCGPLHRGEPAPTAERLMRSRFSAFALGDAAYLLRSWHPSTRPDELELDPGLRWYRLDIERTERGGPFDRDGVVEFVAYFKGSERGSLHEVSRFAREGRDWFYVDALSAS; from the coding sequence GTGACCACCCGGTGCCCCTGCCTGAGCGGCGAGACGTACGACGCCTGCTGCGGTCCGCTGCACCGCGGCGAGCCGGCCCCGACCGCGGAGCGGCTGATGCGGTCCCGGTTCAGTGCCTTCGCCCTCGGCGACGCCGCGTATCTGCTCCGCAGCTGGCATCCGTCCACGCGACCCGACGAGCTGGAGCTCGACCCCGGGCTCCGCTGGTACCGCCTCGACATCGAGCGCACCGAGCGCGGAGGTCCGTTCGACCGGGACGGCGTGGTCGAGTTCGTCGCGTACTTCAAGGGCAGCGAGCGGGGGAGTCTCCACGAGGTCTCGCGGTTCGCGCGCGAGGGGCGCGACTGGTTCTACGTGGAT